In Gossypium arboreum isolate Shixiya-1 chromosome 3, ASM2569848v2, whole genome shotgun sequence, the sequence TCCTGGTCAAGCAAGCCTAGATCAAATGGTGAAAAAAGATATCCACCCTGCCCACACTGCAGAAGGGTAAGTCATCCGGGTGAAGTATGTTGGTTCAAGCCTGATGTGTAGTACAAATTTTGCAAAAAGATAAGCCATACTAAAAAAGTCTGCAGAAAGAGACAAAATCAAACTCAACAGCCAAGAGCTGAAGCTCAAGTAGTAGAGGAAGATAGTGACCAAGAAGAGCAAGTTTTTGCAGTTTCTTGCTCAGTAGCTAAAGGAAAAGCCATAAAGGGATGGTTGATAAACAGTGGTTGCACAAACCATATGACCTCTAATGCTGGCATTTTTAAATCAATTGACAGAAGCTTCAAAATAATAGTGAAGGTTGGAAATGAACACTTCACCAAAGCTGAAGATAAAGGAGATGTGTTGATAGACACTCCTACAGGTACCAAACTTGTTACAAATGTCTTGTTTGTGCTTGATATTGATAGAAACTTGCTTACCATTGCTCAGCTGCTTGAAAAAGGATATTCAATAGTATTCAAAGGCAAACAATGCTTGATCAGTGATCCAAGTGAATCCAAGCTCGTGTCAGTGATCATGGGTGACAAAAGCTTTGTTGTAAACTGGAATTGGGACAAGAATGAGCCAAAGGCTGCTACCGAAGATCTTGTAACAGATCAAGCTGAAGCTAATCAAAATGGTCCTAAAATGGATATTGATGATGAACCAGTCAGGGGCACTAGACCATTGGCTGAGATTTATAAAAAAGCTCAAGTGACTACAGTTGAACCAAACTGCTTTGAAGAGGCTGAAGCTCAATAAGGTTAGAAACAGACTATGGTTGATGAAATCAGTATGATTAAGAAGAATCAGACTTGACAGCTAGTTGAGAGACCAGCAAACATGAAGGTTATTGGAGTGAAGAGGGTGTTTCGAGCCAAGCAAAATGCTAATGGTAGCTCGAAGAAACTCAAAGCAAGGCTGGTTGTAAAGGGTTCAGTCAGAACTATGCAGCATGCAAACCAATGAGGAGTGTTGAAGTTGGCCTGCATGCAGCACATGAAGCAGCCAAGGAGCAGACCATGCAACGCAAGTCATGCAGATAAAGTGCATGCAACTTGTAAAAGGTCAAGTTGCTGTATGTTACTCGGATGAAATACAACATACAAATGTACCTGATGTTATCTGGATGAAGTATTTTTGTGTAACAGGCGACCTGTATTTGATCTAACAACTTTTTGACTGGATAAAGTTTAGTCAACCTAAGTAGCTTTAGACAGTCCCTAGGTTACTATTGAGCCCTCTTTGTGCAAGTTTCTTTTAAGCAAAAATTTATTGCCTTTCCAATATAATAgctttatatatgtattttttttaacaAAGATGTAAGATAGAagtcaacttttgtttctccttcaaCATCTGAGTTTTGCTTTTGTTTTTCATCTTTCAACACAAATTTTCGttcttttgttttttgttttgtgATAAAAACCCAACAATATGGTTGTACTCAAAATTTTTGCCGTTAAGGCATTGATGACTTTATTACTAACAGAAAACTATTTGAAATTgaagaagctcctttaaaatgtTTCCAACAAATTTTCCTCCAATATCAGCATCCAAAATATTTAGTGATTTCCACTTTAAAGAAATCACACCAACTCAACAAGGCAAAACAATTCATTAAATAgtttgaaagagaaaaaaaaggtgAATGGTTTGAATTAATCCCATACAGCAAGCTGTTTAAATTTTGTGGAATAATTTGTCATAAAATAAATGACAAAAGTTTGGTTAAGATCCATGTGTAGAGAACCGCAAGAGAAGCACCAACCGGGATTGTCACAGCCCAGGATGTCACGATCTCTCGCACGGTCTCAGCTCGAACACTATTTAATCCCCTCGCAAAGCCGACTCCCATGACAGCTCCGACCAAAGTATGGGTTGCTGAGATCGGCAATGCCAGCTTTGATGCAAAGAGAACGACCGAAGCAGCTGCAAACTCAGCTGCAAACCCTCTAGTTGGTGTGAGCTCGGTGATCTTCTTCCCAATAGTTGCTATCACTCTATACCCCCAAATCAAAAGCCCTGCAACAATCCCGAATCCTCCCCATGCAAGAACATCATTTGGGATAACGATCTCAGCGCTGCTGGCACCACCTTGAAGAATCGATAATGCACCAGCTAGAGGCCCTATTGCATTTGAGACATCATTTCCTCCATGGGCGAATGACATGAAGCAAGCTGACAATACCTGCATGTATCCAAAGACCCCATAAACTATTTCCAGTTGGGTGCCTTTAGGCCCTGCGACATCCGAGAGAAGGCCAAGATTTTTAGTCTGAGTAGTACTCTCTTGTGGCTCTGAGTGTGATGAAGCTGACTTCTCAAGGAGATGACCGAGCTGTTTTCTGATAAGATTGTAAACTAGGACTGCCCCAACTGCTCCACAACCCAAAGC encodes:
- the LOC108475890 gene encoding uncharacterized protein LOC108475890; this encodes MPSVDKSNLHKTEDILRFSCWFSGAVPNICVEVNLHAAHETSPPLRANSTIAQIRQHSEDIAKKYKAMSCLQNGVPDVIFTMIMGSDKTRQQQLINLRRDFENLRIKESETIKQYADRIMVIVNNIRLLGYDFSDKRIVEKVITTLLEKSIKKVPSKPKADQPRAPLHTNERNPGQASLDQMVKKDIHPAHTAEGKRQNQTQQPRAEAQVVEEDSDQEEQVFAVSCSVAKGKAIKGWLINSGCTNHMTSNAGIFKSIDRSFKIIVKVGNEHFTKAEDKGDVLIDTPTGTKLVTNVLFVLDIDRNLLTIAQLLEKGYSIVFKGKQCLISDPSESKLVSVIMGDKSFVVNWNWDKNEPKAATEDLVTDQAEANQNGPKMDIDDEPVRGTRPLAEIYKKAQVTTVEPNCFEEAEAQ